In Coriobacteriia bacterium, a genomic segment contains:
- the rny gene encoding ribonuclease Y, with protein sequence MGSTAIVVTFVALIIGAALGFVVNRFVMKDRTARAAEEADRTVRDAEKQAETLKKEALIEAKDQIFKMKQDAETDNKERRKEIQALENRMSEREASIDRRAESLDKREHQLSSTQGQIAKREKDLEEMVEEERNRLEAVAGMTADQARDELINRIRDDVSREAAQIIRESETRAREEADKKARNIVGIAIQRVAADHTAESTVSVVHIPSDDMKGRIIGREGRNIRAFEQITGINLIIDDTPEAVILSSFDPVRREIGRITLETCIADGRIHPARIEEMYNKAEQLVSQAVHDAGEQAAFDSGIHGLHPELIRTLGRLKYRTSYGQNVLKHSLEVSYLAGVMAAELGVDVQLAKRAGLLHDLGKAIDHDIEGPHALIGADLARRMNEPKSIVHCIEAHHGDVEPATVEAVLVQAADAISAGRPGARRETLESYIKRLEKLEAVANSHKGVEKTYAMQAGREIRVMVKPDQISDADSVVLARDIAKQIEDELEYPGQIRVMVIRESRAVDFAK encoded by the coding sequence GGCCGAGACGCTCAAGAAAGAGGCCTTGATAGAGGCCAAGGATCAGATCTTCAAGATGAAGCAGGACGCCGAGACCGATAACAAGGAGCGGCGCAAGGAGATTCAGGCTCTCGAGAATCGCATGAGTGAGCGCGAGGCTTCCATCGATCGTCGCGCCGAATCGCTCGACAAGCGTGAGCACCAGCTCTCCAGCACTCAAGGCCAGATCGCCAAGCGCGAGAAGGACCTTGAGGAGATGGTCGAGGAGGAGCGCAACCGACTCGAGGCCGTAGCCGGCATGACCGCCGACCAGGCGCGTGACGAGCTCATCAACCGGATCCGTGACGACGTGAGCCGCGAGGCCGCGCAGATCATCCGCGAGTCCGAGACCCGTGCTCGCGAGGAGGCCGACAAGAAGGCTCGCAACATCGTCGGCATCGCCATCCAGCGCGTCGCCGCCGATCACACGGCAGAGTCGACAGTTTCCGTCGTCCACATTCCCAGTGACGACATGAAGGGCCGCATCATCGGCCGAGAAGGTCGCAACATCCGCGCGTTCGAGCAGATCACCGGCATCAACCTCATCATCGATGACACCCCCGAGGCGGTCATCCTTTCGAGCTTCGATCCGGTCCGTCGCGAAATCGGCCGCATCACCCTTGAGACCTGTATCGCTGACGGACGCATCCACCCGGCCCGCATCGAAGAGATGTACAACAAGGCCGAGCAACTCGTCAGCCAGGCTGTGCACGACGCTGGTGAGCAGGCTGCGTTCGACAGCGGCATCCATGGGCTGCACCCCGAACTCATCCGTACCCTCGGTCGCCTGAAGTACCGCACCAGCTACGGGCAGAACGTCCTCAAGCACTCGCTCGAGGTCAGCTATCTGGCCGGCGTCATGGCCGCAGAGCTCGGCGTTGATGTGCAGCTTGCGAAGCGTGCAGGCCTTCTGCACGACCTTGGCAAGGCCATCGATCACGACATCGAGGGCCCTCACGCGCTCATCGGTGCCGACCTCGCTCGCCGCATGAACGAGCCCAAGTCGATCGTGCACTGCATCGAGGCGCACCACGGTGATGTCGAGCCGGCAACGGTCGAGGCCGTTCTCGTGCAGGCCGCTGACGCAATCTCGGCGGGTCGCCCCGGCGCTCGCCGAGAGACCCTCGAGAGCTACATCAAGCGCCTTGAGAAGCTTGAAGCCGTGGCGAACTCGCACAAGGGCGTTGAGAAGACCTACGCCATGCAGGCAGGCCGCGAGATCCGCGTCATGGTCAAGCCCGACCAGATCAGCGACGCCGACTCGGTCGTGCTTGCGCGTGATATCGCAAAGCAGATCGAAGACGAACTCGAGTATCCGGGCCAGATTCGCGTCATGGTCATCCGTGAGAGTCGAGCGGTCGATTTCGCGAAGTAG